A single Amia ocellicauda isolate fAmiCal2 chromosome 9, fAmiCal2.hap1, whole genome shotgun sequence DNA region contains:
- the gpat2 gene encoding LOW QUALITY PROTEIN: glycerol-3-phosphate acyltransferase 2, mitochondrial (The sequence of the model RefSeq protein was modified relative to this genomic sequence to represent the inferred CDS: deleted 2 bases in 1 codon), translating to MVLQNGNIAPPTRRNPVTWGLALRRRVKQVAPLLGTFRPSVGRCCPHCTPDSVALKLLQSHPSLGFQNLLCVTEKQTRYRGWLVRRLCCVLLVGGGRVPPSDATLTSQSVLQSHRVQSLLCPQGGASGVATREQAEHIVSSISTCFCLAAPVRVCVPACACVCLLLCGSVWLCVHLTSPPPLSLSVRVLCWVLLKVLGHLLSSVQLNLNQLAALHEASKRGSPLVLVSVHRSSLDYALLPLALFCHNLGVPYSVGPPSLDSTWLRFILQRLGVILTPQCPMGEQGSMTDSLYHAIMPCFVGELLREGNSMLIFLEEACPSSRRPSPRGAQWLAWVRGAVRAGAVSDVAIVPVGVAYDRTGRETGTQVQTGTATTGEVYWRAECGWSLGSVLWGGPRGNVRLHFGEPFSLKEMVESGRRRMEGRPLQDILLPLILHDRSESLFAEQAQPWLLPPTSCPELPQAERHLVISLTTHLLHLASSYTAVTSTAIVSCLLLHKHRKGVCVSMLCADFSWLLEEVLFRGRDVGFGGTVGEVLTHALSLLKGCLVLGSPPSGGPPVIVPRAGPHAALTLSAHCEVLCSVFSLEAVGACAVSAMMREVVSCAGEEDGDVVVALCEDQLTERALQLCHLLPRLLLPPCQSACGFAQDAVDSLVRCGILTMEELPGAGGLCDLRHRRAPLQWRSVDEGEGSDSDCDDPTPPRCYKLSCPRKCPELLFVLCSLLSGQLRALSWSTDALPLLQPPRPEAECVARVHRLLQDRAQAERGHYESSSLQMAASAVHTFTDLGVLTVQCGVDGRQALGLSTAFQDEAPRFRLHSFIAQFLFH from the exons ATGGTGCTACAGAATGGAAACATCGCCCCCCCTACTCGCAGAAACCCG GTGACCTGGGGGCTGGCGTTGCGGAGGCGTGTGAAGCAGGTGGCGCCGCTCCTGGGCACCTTCAGACCGAGTGTTGGGCGCTGTTGCCCTCACTGCACCCCCGACAGCGTG gCTCTAAAGCTGCTGCAGTCCCACCCCTCTCTGGGTTTCCAGAACCTGTTGTGTGTGACTGAGAAACAAACACG gTATCGGGGCTGGCTGGTGCGcaggctgtgctgtgtgctgctgGTGGGGGGTGGCAGGGTGCCCCCCAGTGACGCCACTCTCACTTCACAGAGTGTATTGCAGAGCCACAG GGTGCAGTCTCTCCTCTGCCCACAGGGGGGCGCCAGTGGAGTGGCCACCAGGGAGCAGGCTGAGCACATAGTCTCCTCCATCAGCACCTGCTTTTGC CTGGCTGCTCcggtgcgtgtctgtgtgcctgcatgtgcatgtgtgtgtctgctgctcTGTGGGTCAGTGTGGTTGTGTGTCCATCTGACTTCtccaccccccctctctctttctgtcagggtGCTGTGCTGGGTGCTGTTGAAGGTGCTGGGCCACCTGCTGTCCAGCGTCCAGCTCAACCTCAACCAGCTGGCCGCCCTGCATGAGGCCAGCAAGCGG GGCTCTCCTCTGGTCCTGGTGTCAGTGCATCGGTCCAGTCTGGATTACGCCCTGCTCCCGCTGGCTCTGTTCTGCCACAACCTGGGAGTGCCCTACAGCGTTGGCCCGCCCAGCCTGGACAGCACCTGGCTGAG GTTCATCCTGCAGAGGCTGGGAGTGATCCTCACTCCGCAATGCCCAATGGGAGAGCAGGGATCCATGACTGACAGCCTGTATCACGCAATCATGCCCTGT TTTGTCGGTGAGTTGCTGAGAGAGGGGAACAGCATGCTGATCTTCCTGGAGGAGGCGTGTCCCTCCTCTCGCCGCCCCTCCCCCCGGGGGGCACAGTGGCTGGCGTGGGTCCGAGGGGCAGTGCGGGCGGGGGCCGTAAGCGACGTCGCCATAGTGCCCGTGGGCGTGGCCTACGACCGCACCGGGCGAGAGACTGGCACCCAGGTACAGACCGGCACAGCTACCACAGGGGAGGTGTACTGGAGG gCTGAGTGTGGGTGGAGTTTGGGGTCAGTGTTGTGGGGGGGGCCTCGGGGGAATGTGCGTCTCCACTTCGGCGAACCCTTCTCTCTCAag GAGATGGTTGAAAGTGGGAGACGGCGGATGGAAGGGCGCCCCCTACAGGACATCCTGCTGCCTCTGATACTGCACGACAG GTCCGAGTCTCTGTTTGCGGAGCAGGCCCAGCCCTGGTTGCTGCCCCCCACCTCCTGCCCTGAGCTGCCCCAGGCAGAGCGCCACCTAGTGATCAGTCTGACCACTCACCTCCTGCACT TGGCTTCTTCCTATACCGCGGTGACGTCGACTGCTATTGTTTCCTGTCTGCTGCTTCACAAACATCGCAAG ggAGTATGTGTGTCCATGCTGTGTGCTGATTTCTCCTGGCTCTTGGAGGAGGTGCTGTTCCGGGGCCGAGATGTGGGGTTTGGGGGCACCGTGGGGGAGGTGCTGACCCATGCCCTGTCCCTGCTGAAGGGCTGCCTGGTCTTGGGGTCCCCCCCCAGCGGCGGGCCCCCAGTCATTGTACCCAGGGCCGGCCCCCATGCGGCCCTGACACTGTCCGCCCACTGTGAGGTGCTGTGTAGCGTGTTCAGCCTGGAAGCCGTGGGAG cgTGTGCGGTCAGTGCTATGATGAGGGAAGTTGTGAGCTGTGCAGGGGAGGAGGACGGTGACGTCGTGGTGGCGCTGTGTGAGGATCAGCTGACCGAGAGAGCCCTGCAGCTCTGCCACCTGCTGCCACGGCTGCTGCTGCCT ccttGCCAGTCTGCCTGCGGTTTTGCTCAGGATGCTGTGGACAGTCTGGTGCGCTGTGGGATACTCACCATGGAGGAG ttaccgggggctggggggctgtGTGACCTGAGGCACAGACGGGCCCCCCTGCAGTGGCGTTCGGTGGACGAGGGGGAGGGCAGCGACTCCGACTGTGATGACCCCACCCCGCCACGCTGCTACAag ctCAGCTGTCCCAGGAAGTGTCCGGAGCTACTGTTCGTGCTGTGCAGTCTGCTGAGCGGTCAGCTGAGGGCGCTGTCCTGGAGCACCGACGCCCTGCCCCTGCTGCAGCCCCCCAGGCCAG AGGCGGAGTGTGTTGCCCGGGTGCACAGGCTCCTGCAGGACCGAGCGCAGGCCGAGAGGGGCCACTACG AAAGCTCCTCTCTGCAGATGGCAGCCTCTGCGGTCCACACCTTCACTGACCTGGGG gtGCTGACAGTGCAGTGCGGTGTGGACGGGCGGCAGGCTCTGGGCCTCAGCACTGCGTTCCAGGATGAGGCCCCACGCTTCAGGCTGCACAGCTTCATTGCACAGTTCCTGTTCCACTGA
- the pcna gene encoding proliferating cell nuclear antigen, translated as MFEARLVQGSILKKVLEALKDLITEACWDISSSGISLQSMDSSHVSLVQLTMRSDGFDSYRCDRNLAMGVNLSSMSKILKCAGNEDIITLRAEDNADTLALVFETLNQEKVSDYEMKLMDLDVEQLGIPEQEYSCVVRMPSGEFARICRDLSQIGDAVMISCAKDGVKFSASGELGTGNVKLSQTSNVDKEEEAVSIEMNEPVQLIFALNFLNFFTKATPLSKTVTLSMSADIPLVVEYKIADMGHVKYYLAPKIDEEAS; from the exons ATGTTCGAGGCACGGCTGGTCCAGGGCTCCATCCTGAAGAAGGTGCTGGAGGCGCTGAAGGACCTGATCACCGAGGCGTGCTGGGACATCAGCTCCAGCGGCATCTCGCTGCAGAGCATGGACTCCTCCCATGTGTCCCTGGTGCAGCTCACCATGCGCAGCGACGGCTTCGACTCGTACCGCTGCGACCGCAACCTGGCCATGGGGGTCAACCTgagcag CATGTCGAAGATCCTGAAGTGTGCTGGGAATGAGGACATCATCACCCTGAGAGCTGAGGACAACGCCGACACCCTGGCCCTGGTGTTCGAGACCCTCA ACCAGGAGAAGGTGTCTGACTACGAGATGAAGCTGATGGACCTGGATGTTGAGCAGCTGGGAATTCCA GAGCAGGAGTACAGCTGCGTGGTGCGCATGCCGTCCGGGGAGTTCGCCCGCATCTGCCGGGACCTGTCCCAGATCGGCGACGCCGTCATGATCTCCTGCGCCAAGGACGGGGTCAAGTTCTCCGCCAGCGGGGAGCTGGGCACCGGCAACGTCAAGCTGTCCCAGACCAGCAACGTGGacaaggaggaggaggcg GTCAGTATCGAGATGAATGAGCCCGTGCAGCTGATCTTTGCACTCAACTTCCTCAACTTCTTCACCAAGGCCACCCCCCTCTCGAAGACGGTCACCCTGAGCATGTCTGCAGACATCCCCCTGG TGGTGGAGTACAAGATCGCAGACATGGGTCATGTCAAGTACTACCTGGCTCCCAAGATCGACGAAGAGGCCTCCTAA
- the fahd2a gene encoding fumarylacetoacetate hydrolase domain-containing protein 2A — protein MRLPARCLLGARRVSDWLLTGVGRRGVSGRGMRLVQFRRRGQEGAGAARVGVEQEGGTVVDLNALDPSLPHSMRALLDTGDRGLDIARRAVSSSQCVVPRSELVLLPPVSGPDKVVCVGMNYRDHCLEQRAPVPAEPLIFNKFPSAITGPHDDITLPLESQEVDWEVELAFVIGRGGKNISEGAALSHVAGFMVANDVSARDWQMNRNGKQWLLGKTFDTFCPLGPALVTTDALSDPHSLGIRCRVNGSVVQDSNTSQMIFKTEALVAWVSKFVTLVPGDVFLTGTPPGVGVFRNPPVFLKSGDVVECEVDEIGVIRNTVV, from the exons ATGAGATTGCCTGCCCGCTGCCTGCTGGGTGCGAGGAGGGTCAGTGATTGGCTGTTGACAGGCGTCGGGAGGCGGGGTGTGAGCGGCAGGGGCATGCGACTGGTGCAGTTCCGTCGGCGTGGCCAGGAGGGGGCAGGGGCAGCGCGTGTTGGCGTGGAGCAAGAGGGCGGGACTGTGGTGGACCTCAATGCCCTGGACCCCTCGCTGCCCCACAGCATGAGGGCCCTGCTGGACACTGGGGACAGAGGCCTGGACATCGCCCGCAG ggcCGTGTCCAGCTCTCAGTGTGTGGTGCCCCGTTCTGAGCTGGTGCTGCTGCCCCCGGTGTCAGGCCCTGACAAGGTGGTGTGCGTGGGCATGAACTATCGGGACCACTGCCTGGAGCAGCGGGCGCCCGTGCCAGCTGAGCCGCTCATCTTCAACAAGTTCCCCAGCGCCATCACTGGCCCCCACGACGACATCACCCTGCCCCTGGAAAGCCAG GAGGTGGACTGGGAGGTGGAGCTGGCGTTTGTGATTGGCCGAGGAGGGAAGAACATCTCG GAGGGTGCGGCCCTTTCCCATGTGGCGGGGTTTATGGTGGCGAACGACGTCAGCGCGCGCGACTGGCAGATGAATCGGAACGGGAAGCAGTGGCTGCTGGGAAAAACCTTCGACACCTTCTGCCCCCTGGGGCCCGCCCTCGTCACCACAGACGCACTTTCAG ATCCCCATAGCCTGGGTATCCGTTGTCGTGTGAATGGCAGTGTGGTTCAGGACAGCAACACCAGTCAGATGATCTTCAAGACCGAGGCTCTGGTGGCCTGGGTGTCCAA GTTCGTGACTCTGGTCCCAGGGGACGTGTTTCTCACAGGGACTCCGCCTGGAGTTGGGGTGTTCCGGAACCCCCCCGTGTTCCTGaag TCAGGAGACGTGGTGGAGTGCGAAGTGGACGAGATTGGGGTCATCAGGAACACAGTGGTCTGA
- the LOC136759262 gene encoding putative aminopeptidase W07G4.4: protein MVCERVQPIQYTTDCKAQSFDGVVLVSWTVQLPQGLRCLQEPLQEYQKVDSALCEEVNLLKVPGLPGDRLVFACTGPVNRDYDDVRRFSDAAINGIKRALKAGMKRPLLVCPPHSDYKESPLVAVMGALHALYVPLEVREAAVTQRAHKAEMLGVWVSTEEQGKRIIQLATALESGRLVCRDIGGSDPERMAAPRVAEYVQEVFKDSPVEVSVVSDVEKLEKEYPCLAAVNRCAHGVERHQARVIQLQYCGEGPVHSTLLLVGKGITYDTGGADIKAGGMMAGMHRDKCGSAAVAGFFQVLAELKPKNLKVLGAMAMVRNSVGADCYVSDELLCSRAGLRVRVGNTDAEGRMVMADLLCEMKEKAASEVAPELFTIATLTGHAIRAMGPNYSIIMDNGPAHRAGNARQWQQAGDVLGDVFEVSTVRREDYEFHRGRSEYEELLQSNNLPSSATPRGHQTPAAFLTMASGLHKHGVDSDAPLCYSHIDIAGSSGPFPGVPTGAPILAMATRYIFPHL, encoded by the exons ATGGTCTGCGAGAG ggTTCAGCCTATTCAGTACACCACTGACTGCAAGGCCCAGAG TTTCGATGGCGTGGTGTTGGTGTCCTGGACGGTGCAGCTGCCGCAGGGTCTGCGCTGTTTGCAGGAACCTCTACAGGAATACCAGAAG gtagactctgctctgtgtgagGAGGTGAATTTGCTGAAGGTGCCAGGACTGCCCGGGGACAGGCTG GTCTTTGCATGTACAGGTCCAGTGAACCGCGACTACGATGATGTTCGGAGGTTCAGCGACGCAGCCATAAATGGAATCaagag AGCCCTGAAAGCTGGTATGAAGCGCCCTCTGTTGGTGTGCCCGCCTCACAGCGACTACAAGGAGAGCCCCCTGGTGGCTGTTATGGGTGCTCTGCACGCCCTGTACGTG ccACTGGAGGTGCGAGAGGCTGCAGTGACGCAGAGAGCCCACAAGGCAGAGATGCTGGGTGTGTGGGTATCCACGGAGGAGCAGGGCAAGAGGATCATACAGCTGGCTACTGCGCTGGAGAGCGGACG GCTGGTGTGTCGTGACATCGGGGGCTCGGACCCGGAGCGTATGGCAGCCCCCCGTGTGGCGGAGTACGTACAGGAAGTCTTCAAAGACAGCCCTGTGGAG gtcagTGTGGTCAGCGATGTGGAGAAGCTGGAGAAAGAGTACCCCTGCCTGGCCGCGGTGAATCGCTGTGCCCACG gGGTCGAGAGACACCAGGCCCGAGTGATCCAGCTGCAGTACTGTGGGGAGGGGCCGGTGCACAGCACTCTGCTGCTGGTGGGGAAG GGCATCACATACGACACCGGGGGGGCTGACATCAAGGCAGGAGGGATGATGGCAGGGATGCACCGGGACAAGTGTGGCTCCGCAGCGGTGGCTGGATTCTTCCAG GTGCTGGCGGAACTCAAGCCCAAGAATCTGAAGGTTCTGGGTGCCATGGCGATGGTTCGGAACAGCGTGGGGGCCG actgcTACGTGTCTGACGAGCTGCTGTGCTCCCGGGCGGGACTGCGGGTGCGAGTGGGGAACACGGACGCAGAGGGCCGCATGGTGATGGCAGACCTGCTCTGTGAGATGAAGGAGAAG gcAGCGTCTGAGGTTGCCCCTGAGCTGTTCACTATCGCCACCCTGACTGGACACGCCATCCGAGCCATGGGGCCAAACTACTCT attATCATGGACAACGGTCCGGCTCACCGCGCAGGCAACGCTCGGCAGTGGCAGCAGG CGGGCGACGTGCTGGGTGATGTGTTTGAGGTGTCCACGGTGCGCCGGGAGGACTACGAGTTCCACCGCGGGCGCTCCGAGTACGAGGAGCTGCTCCAGAGCAACAACCTGCCCTCCAGCGCCACGCCCCGCGGGCACCAGACCCCCGCCGCCTTCCTCACCATGGCCTCCGGGCTGCACAAG catggCGTGGACTCGGATGCCCCTCTGTGTTACTCCCACATCGACATCGCCGGCTCCTCCGGTCCCTTCCCCGGCGTCCCCACCGGAGCACCCATCCTCGCCATGGCAACGCGCTACATCTTCCCCCACCTCTGA